The sequence GCCAACGAACTCAATGGTTTATTCCAAATCTCACAAGCACTTGCCAATATCCAAAGTTCCGACGAATTTATGGACCTTGCTGTAAAAACCATTTCCGAAGTTTTACAAGTAGATAGAGTTTCCCTTCACTTTGAAAAGATTGAAAAAAAAGGCCTGCCAAGAACAAAATCCAAAGGATTTTCTGACCAAATCCATGATGAAGATGTAGAAACTTTATTATTTGCTGACAAAGCCGATTGGATGTTCAAAGGGTATAAAATCATTACGGCAAATTCTCCGCAAGGAATGCAACTCACACACAAAGGATTATTCCAACATAGTATGATCATCTTCCCCATTCTAAAAAACAAAGAATGGCTTGGTTCCCTTTTAGTGTCCGACAAAACATCTCGAACAAGGTTTGATGAGATGGACATTCGTATTTTAAGAACTCTTACAAACCAAGTAGGTGAAGCTTATACAGCCTTACAAGTAAAGATACAAAGTGAACGATTGAAAAACATAGATCGCGATATGCAAGTTGCTGCGATGATTCAAAAACATTCACTCCCTATCATCCCGAAACAGTACTCCCTATTAGAATTTGATACCTACTACCAAGCCTCCCGTGAAATTGGTGGGGACTTCTATGATATGGTAGTACACGGTAAAGATGAAGTGTCTGTGATTATCGCGGACGTTTCGGGGAAAGGAACTCCTGCGGCTCTTTTTATGGAATTTTCTAAAACGGTTTTACAACAAGAGGTTGCAAAAACCACTTCGACAAGTGAAGCGCTCTTCAATGCAAACCAAATCTTACAAGACAAATCGGGATTTCTTATGTTTGTCACTGCGATGCTAGTGAGAATCAATATGACAAAAAAAGAATTAACTTATTCTTCTGCAGGTCATAACTTACAAATCATTTATCGCAAAAAACATCATAAAATCCAACATCTTTCTGGCAAAGGCCAACCGATGGGAATTGGGAAATGCGATTTTTCAGAACACACAGTGAGTTATTTACCGGGTGATCTTTTGGTTTTATACACTGACGGTGTTACAGAAGCCATGAATATGAAAGAGGAACTTTTTTCAGAAGAAAGACTCGAATCGGTAATTTTATCTCATATCAACGATCCTCCAGAAGTCATTAGACAAGCTATTTTACAAAAAGTAAGTGAATTTGTGGGAGAAGCAGAACCTCACGATGACCTTTCTCTCTTTATTATTCGTCTAAACTAATAATAAAGGAGTTTTTATGAAACGCATTTTATATGCAATGGCAGTGTCCTTACGATTGGATAAACTGCACAAAGCCATGTTAGATGCTGTCATCGAAACACGGGTCAAAAACGCGTTACAGGCATCCGATAAGTTACGCAAAGAACAGGACCGTTTGCGAGAAATAGAATTCCGAAAACAATTGGATGACCTACAAAACAACCATAACAGCAGTTTTGAAAATTATAAACTAGAAACAGAAAATCTAATCCGTATTTTCAAAAACCAGATCCTTGTTGAGAAAAAAGAAGTTCTCAAAGAACGCGAGATCGTAAAAGAAATGCAACGCCAAGCCATGATCCGCGAAAATAGATTCCAACATTATATTTTACGATTCAAAGAAATCCTATTTGTAAATAAAAAGGTAGTGGAATCTATCCAAAGTTTGGTCAAAGTAGAATCGAACATCGAAGATCTGTTATACGAAATTGACAACTACGACGAAAGTAAGTTTATCAAAAAACCAGAAATGATTTTGGATACCGAGTTTCTAAAAGAACTCCATAAAAAAGAAGAAGAGATCCGGGACAATATTCTTAAGTTTCAGAAAAAAGTGGAAAATAGCTGATCATAAAGATCAGCTATTCGCCTTCATTATAATTATCTTTTAACTTAACATTACACGATTTTCTCTATCTAGCTCTCCCCTTTTCCAAAGGAAATAAATCGCAGGATAAACAATAAGCTCTAAGACAAAACTTGTTGCAAGCCCTCCGACCATTGGAGTTGCTATTCTTTTCATCAAATCCGATCCAGAACCAGTGGCCCACATGATTGGCAACAATCCTATAAATCCAGAAAGGACAGTCATCATTTTGGGACGAACTCTGTGAACCGCACCTTCGATAATGGCTAATTTCAAATCGCCAATTGTTTTTAGACGATTAGAATTTTTATGTTTTTCATAGGAAAGATCCAAATACATTAACATAAACACACCCGTTTCAGCATCTAGTCCGAGTAATGCGACAATCCCCACCCAAACTGCTACCGAAATCTGATAATCCAAAACAAATAGAAGCCAGAATGCACCAATCATGGAGAAAGGAACCGCAGTCAAAACGATTGCTGTTTTTGTTATCGATTTAGTATTCATATAAAGTAAAAAGAAAATCAAAACCAAAGTGATGGGAACCACAATGAACATCCGGTTTCGAACTCGAATGATATTTTCATATTGCCCACTCCATTCCAAAAAAACACCTTTAGGCAAATCAATTTCCGATGTTACAATCGTTTTCATTCGGTCGACAAAACCGAGTAAGTCACTCTCCGTGGTATCCAAATAAACATACCCGGTTAAAAATCCATTTTCATCTCGGATCATCGTTGGCCCAATATTGTATTCAATGGATGCAAGATAACTTAAAGGTATGTGTGCCCCTTTCTGTATAGGAATCAAAACCTTAGAAATCATTTCCAAACTATCTCTATACTCTCTTGGATAACGAATTTGAATTGAATACCTTTCTCTTTTTTCAATCGTGGTGGAAATGGTTTCCCCTCCCAAAGCAGAAAGAATTGTTTTTTGAATTCCTTCGACAGTAAGCCCATATTTTGCAGCTAACTCACGTTTTATTTTTATATCAATATAATATCCCCCCGAAGTTCTTTCCGCAAATATAGAACGAACGCCCTCTCTGTTTTTTAGCACGTTCTCAATATGGATTCCCACTTCTTGAATTTCTTCCAAGTTTTCACCTAATACTTTAATTCCAATTGGTGTCCGAATCCCCGTTGATAACATATCGATACGCGCACGAATCGGTTGTGTCCAGGCATTAGAAAAACCAGGAATCGTAAGCTTCTCGTTCATCTCTCTGACAAGGCCTTCTTTGGAAATGCCGGGCCTCCATTCTTTTTCCGGTTTCAAAGTAATGACTATTTCGAACATAGAAATAGGAGATGGATCCGTAGAAGTTTCAGCCCTTCCGGCTTTGCCATAAACTGATTTTACTTCAGGAAAACTAGACAACCTTTGGTCCATGAGCTTTAGCACTCGTTCCGCCTCACCAATGCTAATTCCGGGTAAGGTAGTGGGCATATAAAGAATAGATCCTTCATTGAGTGGAGGCAAAAATTCAGTTCCTAGTTTAAAATAAATGGGAATTGTTAATACAAAAAGTCCAATCGCGAATGTTATAGTTAACTTTGGATGGATTAATACTTTTTTGACAATCGGTTCATAAAAAGAATATAACCTTTTACTAATGG comes from Leptospira bandrabouensis and encodes:
- a CDS encoding SpoIIE family protein phosphatase is translated as MPTKLLTLGLISDITSRINSHEDLDTLLSEIMGITRDVLQTEGSSLLLYDKENDQLVFNTTSGLKEESLAHLTVPRGKGIAGMVLETLKPEIVNDAANDPRIFKAIDQKVGYVTRNLLCVPMVAQGEVQGVLEAVNSLDNRDFNHTDIKILKYLSNLAAIAVKNRLLIDSLNLRANELNGLFQISQALANIQSSDEFMDLAVKTISEVLQVDRVSLHFEKIEKKGLPRTKSKGFSDQIHDEDVETLLFADKADWMFKGYKIITANSPQGMQLTHKGLFQHSMIIFPILKNKEWLGSLLVSDKTSRTRFDEMDIRILRTLTNQVGEAYTALQVKIQSERLKNIDRDMQVAAMIQKHSLPIIPKQYSLLEFDTYYQASREIGGDFYDMVVHGKDEVSVIIADVSGKGTPAALFMEFSKTVLQQEVAKTTSTSEALFNANQILQDKSGFLMFVTAMLVRINMTKKELTYSSAGHNLQIIYRKKHHKIQHLSGKGQPMGIGKCDFSEHTVSYLPGDLLVLYTDGVTEAMNMKEELFSEERLESVILSHINDPPEVIRQAILQKVSEFVGEAEPHDDLSLFIIRLN
- a CDS encoding efflux RND transporter permease subunit → AALLAITLDPAFRMLFTRMDPFTKFTPIINSILTHIFVGKYYSEDNHPISKRLYSFYEPIVKKVLIHPKLTITFAIGLFVLTIPIYFKLGTEFLPPLNEGSILYMPTTLPGISIGEAERVLKLMDQRLSSFPEVKSVYGKAGRAETSTDPSPISMFEIVITLKPEKEWRPGISKEGLVREMNEKLTIPGFSNAWTQPIRARIDMLSTGIRTPIGIKVLGENLEEIQEVGIHIENVLKNREGVRSIFAERTSGGYYIDIKIKRELAAKYGLTVEGIQKTILSALGGETISTTIEKRERYSIQIRYPREYRDSLEMISKVLIPIQKGAHIPLSYLASIEYNIGPTMIRDENGFLTGYVYLDTTESDLLGFVDRMKTIVTSEIDLPKGVFLEWSGQYENIIRVRNRMFIVVPITLVLIFFLLYMNTKSITKTAIVLTAVPFSMIGAFWLLFVLDYQISVAVWVGIVALLGLDAETGVFMLMYLDLSYEKHKNSNRLKTIGDLKLAIIEGAVHRVRPKMMTVLSGFIGLLPIMWATGSGSDLMKRIATPMVGGLATSFVLELIVYPAIYFLWKRGELDRENRVMLS